A stretch of Triticum aestivum cultivar Chinese Spring chromosome 1D, IWGSC CS RefSeq v2.1, whole genome shotgun sequence DNA encodes these proteins:
- the LOC123156791 gene encoding ervatamin-B-like, with protein MATVAMVMEEGKEHGSGFALEERGGGFALEERGGAFGAVGRILLRRRCQAVAAAAGSLDHKMHVIAIPAWCSLHIALGLRVWHMNKNGEHAEKSTRPSEIDWVGAGAVSPVVRKQDGCASVEAAHYLQTLQSISLAVQELIDCNTENNGCNGGYYQHAFKYIRDNGLSSESSYPYMAKRSASGCKRDKTVAAATRILGFWCIDSTEDALEEAVAKRPVVVRLQGTPDLFNYKGGIIECEALPAASATTWHAVLIVGYGTDPDGVKYWRFKNSWGKDWGEGGFGRIRRHVADKRGVLGIFMYGGLYPVLD; from the exons ATGGCCACGGTTGCAATGGTGAtggaagaggggaaggagcacgGCAGCGGCTTTGCATTGGAGGAGAGGGGCGGTGGTTTTGcattggaggagaggggcggcg CATTCGGCGCCGTGGGCAGGATCCTGTTGCGCCGCCGCTGccaggccgtggcggcggcggcaggatcaCT GGACCACAAGATGCATGTCATAGCGATCCCTGCGTGGTGCAGTCTACACATTGCTCTTGGTCTTCGAGTTTGGCATATGAACAAGAATGGAGAGCATGCTGAGAAGTCTACCCGCCCATCAGAGATCGACTGGGTCGGAGCTGGCGCCGTCTCTCCGGTTGTGAGGAAACAAGACGGTTGTG CATCGGTCGAAGCAGCACACTATCTGCAGACCTTGCAATCGATCTCCCTAGCGGTTCAGGAGCTTATCGACTGCAACACGGAGAACAATGGTTGCAACGGTGGCTACTATCAACATGCCTTCAAGTACATACGGGATAATGGGCTCTCGAGCGAATCATCCTACCCATACATGGCCAAGAGAAGTGCTTCGGGTTGCAAGAGGGACAAGACGGTAGCAGCAGCAACACGTATATTAGGGTTTTGGTGCATCGACTCGACCGAGGATGCTCTCGAGGAAGCAGTAGCGAAGCGGCCTGTGGTTGTCCGTCTACAGGGTACGCCTGACCTATTTAACTACAAAGGAGGCATCATAGAGTGCGAAGCTCTACCTGCTGCTAGTGCAACTACATGGCATGCTGTCCTGATTGTCGGTTATGGTACGGATCCCGACGGTGTTAAGTATTGGCGCTTCAAGAACTCGTGGGGAAAGGACTGGGGCGAGGGGGGATTTGGGAGGATCCGTAGGCACGTTGCTGACAAGCGAGGTGTCTTGGGTATTTTTATGTATGGAGGATTATATCCAGTGCTTGATTAA